In Prionailurus viverrinus isolate Anna chromosome C2, UM_Priviv_1.0, whole genome shotgun sequence, one DNA window encodes the following:
- the LOC125174623 gene encoding keratin-associated protein 11-1, whose protein sequence is MSYNCFTRNCSSRPIGGHCAVPVAPVATASTQDADCLSGIYLPSSFQTGSWLLDHCQGTTCEPTVCQPTCHQQNPCISSLGQVTCSRQTTCVSNPCSTTYSRPLTFVSSGCQPLGGISNVCQPVGGVSTVCQPACGGSRTYQRSCMSSCRRTC, encoded by the coding sequence ATGTCCTACAACTGTTTCACAAGAAACTGCTCTTCCAGGCCAATTGGAGGACACTGCGCTGTCCCAGTGGCCCCGGTTGCCACGGCTTCTACCCAGGATGCCGACTGCCTGAGCGGCATCTATTTGCCCAGTTCCTTCCAAactggctcctggctcctggaCCACTGTCAGGGGACCACCTGTGAGCCCACTGTTTGCCAGCCAACCTGTCACCAGCAAAATCCTTGCATCTCCAGCCTCGGACAGGTGACCTGCTCTCGACAGACCACCTGTGTCTCTAATCCTTGCTCGACCACCTACAGCCGGCCACTCACCTTTGTCTCCAGTGGCTGTCAGCCCCTGGGTGGCATCTCTAATGTGTGCCAGCCAGTGGGAGGAGTCTCCACTGTCTGCCAACCAGCCTGCGGGGGCTCCAGGACGTACCAGCGGTCCTGCATGTCCAGCTGTCGAAGAACTTGCTAA